In one Halictus rubicundus isolate RS-2024b chromosome 14, iyHalRubi1_principal, whole genome shotgun sequence genomic region, the following are encoded:
- the LOC143360866 gene encoding uncharacterized protein LOC143360866 has protein sequence MSPLNKRKSLLSLKTGSDITKRKIPAMYNTDIAASIRENTIRDSLLLKNPVVILQRLPNILTRESQKIFNTIVDNNSLKILESSSTRVRLNNKKNVMSPSNLSLKFSTPRTKQQRWKGNSTPYDLIEPETPTLQRQLRKRQNKKDNRTNSNVKETRKTIGVHIKTDSSDLNRTRTRIPVLQTFHCLRKKVTEESNDRMVAIKENKNFKCTTLSPSRRKSMNSMNIKSHTPSARLRGKSKINTTPLNATVKKLDLKNSATKKLPNFAELHKKLFAKSESVVDARKRLEERHRALTTTGINNLPISNLITKINSLPCNSKKNQFRLKVRMKDATNCILKKQPIVNPISSRSKCQQQNREFLKGVRTNRRFELQMKSRNMNL, from the exons ATGTCACCACTGAACAAGAGGAAATCTCTTTTATCGTTGAAAACTGGTAGCGatataacaaaaagaaaaattccaGCCATGTATAACACGGACATAGCAGCTTCCATAAGAGAAAACACTATAAGGGATAGCTTGCTGTTGAAAAATCCAGTAGTAATACTGCAAAGACTTCCTAACATTCTTACTCGCGAATCACAGAAAATATTCAATACGATTGTTGATAATAACTCGTTGAAGATATTGGAATCTAGCTCTACGAGAGTCaggttaaataataaaaaaaatgttatgtcACCATCCAACCTATCTTTAAAGTTCTCAACACCCAGAACTAAGCAGCAGCGCTGGAAAGGAAATAGTACACCTTATGATCTTATCGAGCCTGAAACACCAACTTTACAAAGACAACTACGCAAAAGACAAAACAAAAAGGATAACAGAACTAATTCAAATGTGAAAGAAACGAGGAAGACCATTGGAGTTCATATTAAAACGGATTCCTCGGATTTGAATCGTACGCGTACACGTATACCTGTACTACAAACTTTTCACTGCCTGAGAAAAAAAGTGACCGAGGAATCCAACGATCGAATGGTTGCGATAAAAGAGAACAAAAATTTTAAGTGTACTACGTTATCTCCATCTCGAAGAAAGTCCATGAATTCTATGAACATTAAATCTCATACTCCATCGGCTAGATTACGTGGCAAATCGAAAATTAATACAACTCCATTAAATGCTACTGTTAAGAAACTAG ATTTGAAAAATTCTGCAACGAAAAAACTTCCAAATTTTGCTGAACTtcacaaaaaattatttgccaAATCCGAATCTGTTGTAGATGCACGGAAACGATTGGAAGAAAGACATAGAGCATtga CGACAACGGGGATCAACAATTTACCAATATCCAATCTTATTACAAAAATCAATTCGTTACCATGCAATTCAAAGAAAAACCAATTTCGACTTAAGGTGAGAATGAAGGATGCTACAAATTGTATTCTAAAAAAACAACCGATTGTAAACCCAATAAG TTCCAGAAGCAAATGTCAACAACAAAATAGAGAATTTCTAAAAGGTGTAAGAACAAATCGACGTTTCGAACTACAAATGAAATCTAGAAATATGAATCTTTAA